One window of the Etheostoma spectabile isolate EspeVRDwgs_2016 chromosome 16, UIUC_Espe_1.0, whole genome shotgun sequence genome contains the following:
- the crkl gene encoding crk-like protein: MSTARFDSADRSAWYFGPVSRQEAQNRLQGQRHGMFLVRDSSTCPGDYVLSVSENSKVSHYIINSLPSKRFKIGDQEFEHLPALLEFYKIHYLDTTTLIEPAPRYPSTVSGPIQPVGGPEENLEYVRTLYDFTGSDAEDLPFKKGEILIILEKPEEQWWSAKSKEGRVGMIPVPYVEKLVRPSPHPGQPSYGSRNSNSYGIPEPSHALVHAYAQPQTPSPLPPGTPGAVIAPLPSLQNGPAMAKAIQKRVPCAYDKTALALEVGDIVKVLRMNISGQWEGEVNGRRGLFPFTHVKIIDPQNPDESD, from the exons ATGTCAACTGCTCGGTTTGATTCAGCTGATCGGTCCGCCTGGTATTTTGGACCCGTGTCACGACAAGAGGCACAGAATAGGTTACAAGGACAGAGACATGGCATGTTTCTTGTTCGAGACTCTTCGACTTGCCCTGGCGACTACGTGCTGTCAGTATCGGAAAACTCCAAAGTATCTCACTATATCATCAACTCTTTGCCCAGCAAGAGGTTTAAGATAGGTGACCAAGAGTTTGAGCACCTCCCTGCTCTCCTGGAGTTCTACAAAATCCACTACCTGGATACGACCACGCTGATAGAGCCAGCCCCCAG GTATCCAAGCACAGTGAGCGGTCccatccagcctgtgggtggcCCAGAGGAGAACCTGGAGTATGTGCGGACTCTATATGACTTCACTGGCAGCGATGCAGAGGACCTTCCCTTCAAGAAGGGGGAGATCCTTATTATCCTGGAGAAGCCTGAGGAGCAGTGGTGGAGTGCCAAGAGTAAAGAGGGACGTGTTGGGATGATCCCTGTGCCCTATGTGGAAAAATTGGTACGACCATCACCTCATCCTGGCCAGCCTTCCTATGGATCTCGCAACTCCAACAGCTATGGGATCCCTGAGCCCTCCCACGCCCTCGTCCACGCCTATGCCCAGCCCCAGACACCATCGCCATTGCCCCCTGGCACACCTGGAGCAGTTATTGCCCCTCTACCGTCCCTGCAGAACGGCCCCGCCATGGCAAAGGCCATCCAGAAACGAGTGCCATGTGCCTACGACAAAACAGCTCTTGCTTTAGAG GTTGGTGACATCGTCAAGGTTCTACGGATGAACATCAGCGGTCAGTGGGAGGGCGAGGTGAATGGACGCAGGGGCCTCTTCCCATTCACCCATGTCAAAATCATAGACCCCCAGAATCCAGATGAGAGTGACTGA